The following proteins are encoded in a genomic region of Sphingopyxis sp. YF1:
- a CDS encoding alpha/beta hydrolase, with amino-acid sequence MLALAGCITPVDYGKIRHADYVADPRCSAQPGAIVDGEALPLFFVTSRLPDCRTADIRLLAYRGDRLRYGRAAAPRPTEIAGKTKLRAPIAFQDEGDWWKSLQAETDRRQGRVLLYVHGYRETFETTTKDAAQIARMTGFDGPVVEYSWPSQGEVLGYAVDETNMYHDVNNFRDFLRGLADKPWVKEIVVVSHSLGARLVIPAIASADRLSRRADRTGNIATIILASPDIDRETFERDIGGELLAADRVALGRRITVYASLKDKALAISRAVHGYPRLGSPYCFDPFAAADLKAKGLPERCYPAAVPGLTVVDTTEVSQGSTGHSNFLRSAVACRDFIDAIAGKESRPERVATHLAHVFRLVPDPADPKPDHDLACSRTPGDEDE; translated from the coding sequence ATGCTCGCCCTCGCCGGCTGCATCACGCCGGTCGATTACGGCAAGATTCGCCATGCCGACTATGTCGCCGACCCGCGCTGCTCCGCGCAGCCCGGTGCGATCGTCGATGGCGAAGCGCTGCCGCTGTTCTTCGTCACCAGCCGACTGCCCGATTGCCGCACCGCCGACATCCGCCTGCTCGCCTATCGCGGCGACCGGCTCCGCTACGGTCGTGCCGCGGCGCCGCGCCCGACCGAGATCGCGGGCAAGACGAAGCTGCGCGCGCCGATTGCCTTTCAGGACGAGGGTGACTGGTGGAAGAGCTTGCAGGCCGAGACCGACCGGCGGCAGGGCCGCGTCCTCCTTTATGTCCACGGCTACCGCGAGACGTTCGAAACGACGACGAAAGACGCCGCGCAGATCGCACGCATGACGGGCTTCGACGGGCCCGTCGTCGAATATAGCTGGCCCTCGCAGGGCGAAGTGCTCGGCTACGCGGTCGACGAAACCAACATGTATCACGATGTGAACAATTTCCGGGACTTCCTGCGCGGCCTTGCCGACAAGCCGTGGGTGAAGGAGATCGTCGTCGTGTCGCACTCGCTGGGCGCGCGGCTGGTGATCCCCGCGATCGCGTCGGCCGACCGCCTGTCACGGCGCGCCGACCGCACCGGCAATATCGCGACGATCATCCTCGCGTCGCCCGACATCGACCGCGAGACTTTCGAACGCGACATCGGCGGCGAATTGCTCGCGGCGGACCGCGTCGCGCTCGGCCGCCGCATCACCGTCTATGCCTCGCTGAAGGACAAGGCGCTCGCGATATCGCGCGCGGTGCACGGCTATCCGCGGCTGGGATCGCCCTATTGCTTCGATCCGTTCGCAGCGGCCGACCTCAAGGCGAAGGGGCTCCCCGAACGCTGCTACCCCGCCGCGGTCCCCGGGCTGACCGTCGTCGACACGACCGAAGTGTCGCAGGGATCGACCGGGCACAGCAATTTCCTGCGCAGCGCGGTCGCGTGCCGCGACTTCATCGACGCCATCGCGGGCAAGGAAAGCCGGCCGGAGCGCGTCGCGACGCATCTGGCGCATGTGTTCCGGCTGGTCCCCGACCCCGCCGACCCCAAGCCCGACCACGATCTGGCCTGCAGCCGGACGCCCGGCGACGAAGACGAGTGA